Proteins found in one Mucilaginibacter gracilis genomic segment:
- a CDS encoding FG-GAP repeat domain-containing protein, giving the protein MNKSLRVIGLLVFILNLACNRQKNGDAIFKLLPASQTNLNFVNKNTATNSVNILDYLYFYNGAGVATADFNNDGLPDLYFISNQGPNKLYLNKGNLRFEDITANAGVAGTGDWKTGVTIVDINGDGLKDIYVTVVSGYNGFKGKNQLYINNGDLTFTESAAKYGLDFEGFSTQACFTDYDKDGDLDMFLLTSSVHSNDTYGDSTQRFKYSHNAGDHLFRNDGGHFTDVTQKSGIYASPIGYGLGVSVGDLNNDGWDDVYVSNDFFEQDYYYINQHDGTFKEQLKSAFGHTSLFSMGNTVSDINKDGQLDVLTTDMLPEDMKVLKSTINDEPLDIYNQEVNSGFYYQYSKNCLQINVADGKKFIDVSLYSGVSATDWTWSPLAQDFDMDGHKDLFFSNGIKHRLNDMDYLKYLGDPSVISQFRSSKHFDKEKINMMPNGATHNFLYTGHNELKFKDVSFDNDMRDPGISAGAIAVDLDNDGDLEIVTNNMDEPASLYKNMTMESHLQSKPSFLKYGVKYKAGNVDGIGAKLYLKSTKQLDHQEIQTSNAYESGQSSDLLFTFLPNDKATQLLVVWPDNSYQLINNFNYNKKTIITYQPNAVSQTADIAALVHGFLEDRKKFDSKQIASTTLATIKPFDTPDFNYYYLLPHCYLPHTPAIAIADINGDGFDDIYVGGTAGEEKYLLLAKKDGTYTKTEVAAFKQFINTGDEDARWIDVNNDGKPDLVVLSANHPFLDADKLAQPRVFINEGNNQFTYQALPQLPGRYSKIYTYDFNGDGLPDILLTGSVSFRNYTAATPSVVLINKGKGVFSTAPKDAYAELTNIKYITGVTFGDVDGDDKPDLVVTAEWQPVQIFLNHNNKLIKFSSPLLEGMKGWWQCAAITDLDNDGKADLVLGNWGLNNKYNVTPQTPLFAYNNDVDNDGKNDLILSYCFKGSYYPFRPKNDLDQEIPYIKKEWLSYQKMADKTTQEIFKNKLTEDNKLTANTFASMFISDVLHAKTAKSLPYQFQQAPIRSILADKNGKLLVNGNFWGVVPYEGKYDALGLTQLQYDAKKDAFGLPDYWVNPLFNFEEITWLQNIKTNKPNSVLMVTYDGKLMLVNR; this is encoded by the coding sequence ATGAATAAAAGTTTACGTGTAATAGGGTTATTAGTTTTTATACTCAACCTGGCTTGTAACCGGCAAAAAAATGGCGATGCTATTTTTAAGCTGTTACCGGCTTCGCAAACTAATCTCAATTTTGTAAATAAAAACACGGCCACCAATTCGGTAAATATTTTAGACTACCTGTATTTTTATAATGGTGCCGGTGTAGCCACCGCCGATTTTAATAACGATGGCCTGCCCGACTTGTACTTTATATCAAACCAGGGGCCCAATAAACTTTACCTTAACAAAGGCAATCTCCGTTTTGAGGATATTACCGCCAATGCCGGGGTAGCGGGTACCGGCGATTGGAAAACAGGCGTTACCATTGTTGATATTAATGGCGACGGGCTTAAAGATATTTATGTAACCGTGGTATCTGGCTATAATGGGTTTAAGGGTAAAAATCAATTATACATTAATAACGGCGACCTTACCTTTACCGAAAGTGCTGCAAAATATGGTTTAGATTTTGAAGGTTTTTCTACCCAGGCTTGCTTTACCGATTATGATAAAGACGGAGACCTGGATATGTTTTTGCTTACTTCATCGGTGCATAGTAATGATACTTACGGCGATTCTACCCAGCGCTTTAAATACAGCCACAATGCCGGCGATCATCTGTTTCGCAACGATGGCGGGCATTTTACCGATGTAACTCAAAAATCGGGCATTTACGCTTCGCCGATAGGCTATGGTTTGGGTGTGAGTGTTGGCGACCTTAATAACGACGGCTGGGACGATGTTTATGTAAGCAACGATTTTTTTGAACAGGATTACTACTACATCAATCAGCACGATGGTACGTTTAAGGAACAGTTAAAATCGGCCTTTGGGCACACCAGCCTTTTCTCGATGGGCAATACTGTAAGCGATATTAATAAGGATGGGCAACTGGATGTTTTAACTACCGATATGTTGCCCGAGGACATGAAAGTGCTCAAATCGACAATAAACGATGAACCTTTGGATATTTATAACCAGGAAGTTAACAGCGGATTTTATTACCAGTATTCAAAAAACTGCCTACAAATAAATGTGGCCGACGGAAAAAAATTTATTGATGTATCGCTCTACTCTGGTGTTTCGGCTACTGATTGGACGTGGTCGCCCCTTGCTCAGGATTTTGATATGGACGGCCATAAAGACCTCTTTTTTTCTAACGGCATCAAGCACCGGCTTAACGATATGGACTACCTTAAATACCTTGGCGATCCATCGGTTATAAGCCAGTTCCGTTCGAGTAAACATTTTGATAAGGAAAAAATCAACATGATGCCCAACGGAGCCACTCATAATTTTTTGTACACCGGGCATAACGAATTGAAATTTAAGGATGTTTCGTTTGATAACGATATGCGCGACCCCGGTATATCGGCAGGGGCCATAGCCGTTGACCTGGATAACGATGGCGACCTGGAGATAGTGACTAATAACATGGACGAACCGGCATCGCTATACAAAAACATGACGATGGAAAGCCATTTGCAAAGTAAACCGTCATTTTTAAAATATGGGGTAAAATACAAGGCCGGCAACGTAGATGGAATAGGCGCAAAGCTGTACCTAAAATCAACCAAACAGTTAGACCATCAGGAAATACAAACCAGTAACGCATACGAGAGCGGCCAAAGCAGCGATTTGCTTTTTACCTTTTTACCCAACGATAAGGCAACCCAGCTATTGGTGGTATGGCCCGATAACTCATACCAGCTTATTAATAATTTCAATTACAATAAAAAAACCATCATCACCTATCAACCCAATGCGGTAAGCCAAACAGCGGATATTGCCGCCCTGGTACACGGCTTTTTGGAGGATAGAAAAAAATTTGACAGCAAGCAAATAGCATCCACAACCTTAGCCACCATAAAACCTTTTGATACTCCCGATTTTAACTATTATTACCTTTTGCCTCATTGCTATTTGCCCCATACTCCGGCAATAGCAATAGCCGATATAAATGGCGATGGGTTTGATGATATTTATGTTGGTGGCACAGCGGGAGAAGAAAAGTACCTGCTGCTTGCAAAAAAAGATGGTACATACACAAAAACAGAGGTTGCTGCCTTTAAACAGTTTATTAACACAGGCGACGAGGATGCCCGCTGGATAGATGTAAATAACGATGGCAAACCAGACCTGGTAGTTTTGAGCGCCAACCATCCGTTTTTAGATGCCGATAAACTTGCTCAACCGCGTGTATTTATTAATGAGGGTAATAACCAATTTACTTATCAGGCACTGCCGCAACTGCCGGGCCGGTATTCAAAAATATATACCTACGATTTTAATGGCGATGGATTGCCCGATATTTTGTTAACCGGCAGTGTTTCTTTCCGCAACTATACGGCAGCTACGCCATCTGTGGTTTTGATAAATAAGGGAAAGGGCGTGTTCTCTACAGCCCCAAAAGATGCTTACGCTGAATTAACCAATATTAAATACATAACCGGTGTAACGTTTGGCGATGTTGACGGTGATGACAAGCCCGACCTAGTAGTTACGGCCGAGTGGCAACCCGTGCAGATATTTTTAAACCATAACAATAAACTTATAAAATTTAGCTCGCCTTTGTTGGAGGGGATGAAAGGCTGGTGGCAATGCGCCGCCATTACCGACTTGGACAACGACGGTAAGGCCGACCTTGTACTGGGCAACTGGGGCCTCAATAACAAATACAACGTTACACCACAAACACCTTTGTTTGCTTATAACAATGATGTAGATAACGATGGCAAAAACGACCTGATATTATCTTACTGCTTTAAAGGCAGCTACTACCCTTTTAGGCCCAAAAATGATTTGGACCAGGAAATACCCTATATTAAAAAGGAGTGGCTTAGTTATCAAAAAATGGCCGATAAAACCACGCAGGAGATATTTAAAAACAAACTGACTGAAGATAATAAACTAACGGCCAACACTTTTGCAAGTATGTTTATAAGTGATGTTTTGCACGCCAAAACGGCTAAAAGTTTGCCTTACCAGTTTCAGCAGGCACCAATACGTAGTATTTTGGCCGATAAAAATGGCAAGCTTTTAGTAAACGGCAATTTTTGGGGTGTTGTACCCTACGAAGGTAAATATGATGCGCTGGGCCTTACCCAACTACAATATGATGCTAAAAAAGATGCCTTTGGGCTACCCGATTATTGGGTAAACCCCTTATTTAATTTTGAGGAAATAACCTGGTTGCAAAACATCAAAACCAATAAACCCAATAGCGTATTAATGGTGACTTATGATGGTAAATTGATGTTGGTGAACCGCTGA
- a CDS encoding VCBS repeat-containing protein — MAKKVLIPIIILTVISFWSCNSRSGKTLFTLQNNSDIGVDFVNNVTETNKTNVFAFRNFYNGGGVAIGDLNNDGLNDVFLTSNQGGNQLYINKGNFKFENTTQKAGVKGTKYWSTGATFVDINGDGWLDIYVCHSGNGPAATRGNELFINQHDGTFKEEAKKYGLEDNGLSTQAIFFDYDNDGDLDCFVLNNSFRPIESFDFSKNLRDIYDNLGGARLYRNDNGHFTNVTKQAGIYSSDIGFGLGVSVVDINQDGYPDIYVSNDFFERDYLYINQKNGTFKEDIQNRTGHLSLASMGSDIADINNDMQYDIFTTEMLPEGDKRLKKMTSFESYDVNKLKQRDGYFNQYSQNCLQLNNGDNTFSEIAFYSGVGATDWSWGALMFDMNNDGWKDIFVSNGIYKDLTDQDYIEFLGNRDNMEKLTQKEKFDYRDFTKKMKSTPISNYGFINNKNFTFSNKAEELGLSKPSFSNGAAYADLDNDGDNDLVVNNVNMPPFFYKNNTNASQNHFIQIKLQGDGLNRFGVGTTIKVFNKNTSQIYYNQPTRGFQSCTSPNLITIGMGKNQLADSVQIIWPGGKYQTVKKVAANKVYTFKNANAAGQYNFEKKAPKPLFKEIAKSLFDSIPHHAEDDFIDFDNEKLMIQKLSNENPYMASGDLNDDGLADFYFGSSKGNPGSIYMQQKSGKFKLYTPDEFKNETYLENGPAVFGNFRSNGHQDLIVTVAGNADEAGTPVYFPRFFTNDGKGHLTRDRTKTIHAAVNASVITACDYDKDGSLDIFIGGRSVPGLYGSSPRSYVFHNDGKGNFTDVSAKVLGANTRLGMITAAKWVDLDGNGYPDLVVTGNWMGIKIFMNNHGKFTEDKQLEGYKGWWGSLEVADVDGDGKPDIIAGNLGLNSKFQASATEPMKIYVKDFDHNGTKECITSMYKSDHVEYAFNMRPDLVSQMPLFKKRFLKYEDYAGKPFAEIFTPDILDSAEVHEINFLQSAIFINNGKNKYVCKPMPTRAQLAPINTILCDDIDNSGTKTIIMAGNSFGFKPEVGRLDASYGLCYKFTGGNYQYLEPAKSGIKLVGQVRSSLIIKNSTGVKYYLFGINDEALKVFGLQ, encoded by the coding sequence ATGGCAAAAAAAGTACTTATACCAATTATAATCCTCACGGTAATCAGTTTTTGGAGTTGCAATTCCAGGAGTGGTAAAACATTGTTCACGCTACAAAACAACAGCGATATAGGTGTGGATTTTGTAAACAACGTTACCGAAACCAATAAAACAAACGTATTTGCCTTCCGTAATTTTTATAATGGTGGCGGAGTAGCTATTGGCGATTTGAATAATGATGGCCTTAACGATGTTTTTTTAACATCAAACCAGGGCGGCAACCAGCTCTATATTAATAAAGGCAACTTTAAATTTGAAAACACAACCCAAAAGGCGGGAGTAAAAGGCACTAAATACTGGAGCACCGGAGCAACTTTTGTAGATATTAACGGCGATGGCTGGCTGGATATTTATGTTTGCCATAGCGGCAACGGCCCGGCAGCAACCCGTGGCAACGAACTGTTTATTAACCAGCACGATGGTACATTTAAAGAAGAAGCCAAAAAGTATGGCCTGGAGGATAATGGATTATCTACCCAGGCCATTTTTTTTGACTACGATAATGATGGCGACCTGGACTGCTTTGTTTTAAACAATTCCTTTCGTCCCATAGAAAGCTTTGATTTTAGTAAAAACCTGCGCGATATTTATGATAACCTGGGCGGCGCACGCCTGTACCGTAACGATAACGGGCATTTTACCAATGTAACCAAACAAGCCGGTATATACTCGAGCGATATTGGCTTTGGGCTGGGCGTTTCGGTAGTTGATATTAACCAGGATGGTTACCCAGATATTTATGTATCGAACGACTTTTTTGAACGCGATTACCTGTACATTAACCAAAAGAACGGCACTTTTAAGGAAGACATTCAAAACCGAACCGGCCATTTGAGCCTGGCATCAATGGGATCGGACATTGCTGATATCAACAACGATATGCAGTATGATATTTTTACCACCGAAATGCTGCCCGAAGGAGACAAACGTTTGAAAAAGATGACCTCTTTTGAATCATACGACGTAAATAAATTGAAACAGCGCGACGGCTATTTTAATCAGTACAGTCAAAATTGTTTGCAGTTAAACAATGGAGATAATACGTTTTCGGAAATAGCCTTTTATAGCGGCGTTGGTGCCACCGATTGGAGTTGGGGCGCCCTGATGTTTGATATGAATAACGATGGTTGGAAAGACATTTTTGTTTCAAACGGTATCTACAAAGACCTTACCGACCAGGATTATATTGAGTTTTTAGGTAACCGCGATAACATGGAAAAACTAACCCAGAAAGAAAAGTTTGACTATCGCGATTTTACGAAAAAGATGAAATCTACACCCATTTCAAACTATGGGTTTATCAACAACAAAAATTTCACTTTTAGTAATAAGGCCGAAGAACTGGGTTTATCAAAACCATCGTTTAGCAACGGCGCGGCTTATGCCGATTTAGACAATGATGGCGATAACGACCTGGTGGTAAATAACGTGAATATGCCGCCCTTTTTTTACAAAAACAACACCAACGCATCGCAAAACCATTTTATACAAATTAAATTACAAGGTGACGGCTTAAACAGGTTTGGGGTTGGCACAACCATTAAGGTGTTCAATAAAAACACATCGCAAATTTATTATAACCAGCCAACACGCGGGTTTCAAAGCTGTACATCGCCAAACCTCATCACTATTGGTATGGGTAAAAATCAACTGGCCGATTCGGTGCAGATTATTTGGCCGGGTGGCAAATATCAAACTGTAAAAAAGGTGGCGGCAAATAAGGTTTACACCTTTAAAAACGCGAATGCTGCCGGGCAATACAATTTTGAAAAGAAAGCTCCTAAACCTTTATTTAAAGAAATTGCAAAAAGCCTGTTTGACAGCATTCCACACCATGCCGAGGATGATTTTATTGATTTTGATAACGAAAAGTTGATGATACAAAAGTTATCAAACGAAAACCCTTATATGGCTTCGGGCGACCTGAACGATGACGGCCTTGCCGATTTTTACTTTGGTAGCTCGAAAGGCAACCCGGGAAGTATTTATATGCAGCAAAAAAGCGGTAAGTTTAAATTATACACACCCGATGAATTTAAGAACGAAACCTACCTTGAAAACGGGCCCGCTGTTTTTGGCAATTTTAGAAGCAATGGTCACCAGGATTTAATAGTAACCGTTGCCGGTAATGCCGACGAAGCCGGTACTCCGGTTTATTTTCCGCGTTTTTTCACCAACGATGGCAAAGGGCACCTCACCCGCGACCGAACAAAAACCATACATGCTGCCGTAAATGCATCGGTTATTACCGCCTGCGATTACGACAAAGATGGCAGTCTTGATATTTTTATAGGTGGCCGTAGTGTACCGGGCTTATACGGTTCTTCGCCGAGGTCGTATGTTTTCCATAACGACGGGAAAGGTAATTTTACCGATGTATCTGCAAAGGTTTTAGGTGCCAATACACGCCTGGGAATGATTACCGCAGCCAAATGGGTTGATTTGGATGGCAATGGCTATCCCGACCTGGTTGTAACCGGCAATTGGATGGGCATTAAAATATTTATGAACAACCACGGCAAATTTACCGAAGACAAACAACTGGAAGGGTACAAAGGCTGGTGGGGCAGCTTAGAAGTGGCCGACGTAGACGGCGACGGTAAGCCCGATATTATTGCCGGAAACCTGGGCCTTAACTCTAAATTTCAGGCATCGGCCACCGAGCCAATGAAAATTTATGTGAAGGATTTTGACCATAATGGCACCAAAGAATGCATTACATCAATGTATAAAAGCGACCATGTTGAGTATGCATTTAATATGCGGCCCGACTTGGTGAGCCAGATGCCGCTGTTTAAAAAGCGTTTTTTAAAATATGAGGATTATGCCGGTAAACCATTTGCCGAAATATTTACCCCGGATATATTGGATAGTGCCGAGGTACACGAGATTAACTTTTTGCAGTCGGCCATTTTTATTAATAACGGGAAAAATAAGTATGTGTGCAAACCCATGCCCACGCGCGCTCAACTGGCACCAATTAATACCATATTGTGCGATGATATTGATAACAGCGGCACTAAAACCATAATTATGGCTGGCAATAGCTTTGGCTTTAAGCCAGAAGTTGGCCGCCTTGATGCCAGTTACGGTTTGTGTTACAAATTTACCGGTGGTAACTACCAATACCTTGAGCCAGCAAAAAGCGGAATTAAGCTGGTGGGGCAGGTACGGTCGTCGCTGATTATTAAAAACTCAACGGGTGTTAAATACTACCTGTTTGGTATTAACGATGAGGCACTCAAAGTATTTGGTTTACAGTAA
- a CDS encoding RagB/SusD family nutrient uptake outer membrane protein, translating into MKNIKINISVLFIAGSVLLSTSCAKLDEKLYGSKVVDNSTGGAASDLLGVYSQLNGLATQSNTYALQEHSTDEMMGPTRGTDWGDFGTWRKLHTHTWDASYQQISDTWDFLNTGVYRATQVIKTTTSNQTKAEASFLRAYFMFQIVDLFGQAPMRDPASSPDANPTVLSRSAATDFIIADLVFADTNLGAAATVGVASKAAAEALLAKVYLNKAVYKATSVGGPFTFDPADMTKVITYCNTVIASNTYQLTAPGKYFDNFAWNNTTVSKEIIFGLLNSSSNAPANTHFMWRMGMHYNQSPSSWNGFTTLADFYNSFDSRDERRGGSYAGMTNLNGLNTGFLIGQQYGPGHVALTTRGGAPLVFTPNVDLNYSTEAQGIRVIKYLPQPAADGSVNDDNATNTFILLRYSDVLLMKAEAILRGGTDPNAQTALNIVNTIRAQRSLAALTTIDLPTMLAERGHELYYEGWRRNDQIRFGTFNNPVDQRPAKSDPSRTVYAIPQRAIDTNPNLTQNAGY; encoded by the coding sequence ATGAAAAATATTAAAATAAATATATCAGTACTCTTTATAGCTGGTTCGGTACTGTTAAGTACCAGTTGTGCCAAGCTTGATGAGAAACTATACGGTTCCAAAGTTGTTGATAATTCAACCGGAGGGGCCGCTTCGGATTTGTTGGGCGTTTATAGCCAATTAAATGGTTTAGCTACACAATCAAACACTTACGCGTTACAGGAGCATTCTACAGACGAGATGATGGGCCCAACCCGCGGCACCGATTGGGGCGATTTTGGAACATGGCGTAAATTACACACCCATACCTGGGATGCATCGTACCAGCAAATAAGTGATACCTGGGACTTTTTAAACACTGGCGTTTACCGTGCCACCCAGGTTATAAAAACTACAACCAGTAACCAAACTAAAGCCGAAGCAAGCTTTTTAAGGGCTTACTTTATGTTTCAGATAGTTGATTTGTTTGGACAAGCACCAATGCGCGATCCGGCATCATCGCCAGACGCTAACCCAACGGTTTTGAGCCGTAGCGCCGCTACCGACTTTATTATTGCAGACTTGGTATTTGCCGACACTAATTTAGGAGCCGCTGCAACAGTTGGCGTGGCCAGCAAGGCTGCTGCCGAAGCTTTGTTAGCTAAAGTTTATTTAAATAAAGCGGTTTACAAAGCAACAAGCGTAGGCGGTCCGTTTACTTTTGATCCGGCCGATATGACAAAGGTTATCACCTACTGTAATACCGTTATAGCATCTAATACTTACCAGCTTACTGCTCCCGGTAAATATTTTGACAACTTTGCCTGGAACAATACCACTGTTAGTAAAGAAATTATTTTTGGTTTATTAAACAGTTCGTCAAACGCACCGGCAAACACTCACTTTATGTGGAGGATGGGTATGCACTACAACCAATCGCCAAGCAGTTGGAACGGTTTTACTACCCTGGCCGATTTTTACAATAGTTTTGATTCGAGAGATGAACGCAGAGGTGGCAGTTATGCAGGCATGACTAACCTTAACGGTTTGAATACCGGTTTCCTAATCGGTCAGCAATACGGTCCCGGTCACGTTGCTTTAACAACACGTGGCGGAGCGCCCCTTGTATTTACACCCAATGTTGATTTAAACTACTCTACCGAAGCACAAGGGATACGCGTAATTAAGTACCTGCCACAGCCCGCAGCCGATGGTAGTGTAAACGATGATAACGCAACCAACACCTTTATTTTGTTGCGTTACTCGGATGTATTGCTAATGAAAGCCGAAGCCATACTGCGTGGTGGAACCGACCCTAATGCGCAAACAGCTTTAAATATTGTTAACACAATAAGGGCGCAACGTAGCCTTGCCGCTTTAACCACTATTGATTTGCCAACTATGCTGGCAGAAAGAGGCCACGAATTGTATTACGAAGGCTGGAGAAGAAACGATCAAATCAGGTTTGGCACATTCAACAATCCGGTTGATCAGCGTCCTGCAAAATCCGATCCAAGCCGTACTGTTTACGCAATACCGCAACGGGCTATTGATACCAATCCTAACCTTACGCAAAACGCTGGTTATTAA